GTTTCCGCTCGCGCCACAACCGCCGCATCCGAAAGCCGGATCATTTGAAACCGTCGTAGCGAGGTCACCTTCCGCATATTCGCCACGAATGTTCGGATCACGATTTCGTCACCCAATCGCGCCGACGACAGGTATTCAATGTGATGCGAACGAACGACCCATCCATGCCCCAGCGATTGATACGCTTCGACGGGCCAGCCCTGCGCCGCAGAATGTGCGAGCGCCGCGGACTGCATCCAGTGGAGATACGAAATATTGTTGGCGTGCCCCAAATCGTCCAGATCGCGTTCGACGACGACATGCTTCCATTCAAAGATTGCAGGCATCAGCACGGGTTCTCCTACAGGGGGCAATCGGCATCGCCGCAGATCCGAACAGCAGATCCAACCCGATTGGCATTTCATGCCGCCGTCTTCGCAGTGTTCGAGCCATTCGTCAAGAGATCGGCGCGACCATCGCGTCCGTGAACCGAGGGCGCTCCGACCATCGCATCAATACTGACGCGACGAAATTGCGACCGATTCGTCTTGAAAGAGACAACATCGTGACCGAATTTTTCCTTGTTTTTTGTGCCACTGGCGATGCCAGTTCCAGTCGAACCAGGAATGAGGAACACTGTGGGGTGGGAATCGAACCTCCATCGCGTTTCAGAAAAAATACGTGATCGGAAGGTCTATCGACGACCTTCATTGTCATGCTACGGATTGATGCGGATCGGGCACTGGCATCGCGAGCGGCACACAAAAACCGGCCAAAAAACCTACACAACTCTGCCTGAACGCGAGACCAAAACATCGCTGCAACCCGCACCGGCGGTGCACTTTCGCAAGCTTGGCCGATCCAAATGAACGGACAAGTCTACGTAGTAAGATTCACGTGCGAGATCGGAATGACGCAACCAAAATCCGCTGCCCCAACGGCTTGAGCGGAAACCGACTGCGCCCCGCCGCAAGATCGGGTCGATCCAACGAACAAGGGAGTCATTGTGGGGCACCAGCGGCCCGCAAAGGTGCCTGACGTCGATGCAAGGGATTGCACGCCGATAGACCGCAAAGGAAATTGACGAAGGCGCGCGATCCATGAGAGCATTTTTCACGATTTCATTGTCTGTGCCGATTCTCATCGGCGGCTGCGTCACGTCCGTCAGGTACCAGCAGTCCAGGTCTGTCCAGCATCGGAGTCAGGAATACGCACCGATGCCTGAGTTCGACAATGCGCCGCTTCAGGGAACCGAAGACCCAGCCCCCGACCCTAACGAAATTCAACTCGATCCGGTGCCGCCACAACCTTCGGCCGCCTCAAACCGCCTGCTGCCGATGTGGCGCGCCAGGACGGTGTCCGCGACGCGATCAAGAAACCAAGCGGAAAAAAATCTGTTCGATTGAGGTCCGCCGCGACATTTGTCGCCTCCTAACGGCACGAGCCGTGCAAATCGATCATTTGCACGGCTCGTTTGGCGTTGGCAGAACTTATCTTATTAACACTGTGATCAGTTGACCTGAAGATTGAGGGATGACAGGCCCCTAGTCTTTCAGCGCGATCTTTTTCGGCTGAGCTTCCGGTCGCTTCGACAACACGATCTGCAGCACGCCGTCTGTCAGATGAGCATCGATATTGTCAGCATCCACATCCTTTGGCAGAGCGACCGTACGCCCGAACGTGCCATAGTTTCGTTCGTTCGCCCAGTAGGTTCGATCACCTTCCGGCGTCTTTCGCTCACCTGTGATTCGCAAGACCCCATCGTGAACAGTCAGGTCAACGGTGTCCTTTGCAACACCGGGAACATCGAGTTCCAAATACACCTTGTCGGCATCCTCCCACATGGCGATCGGAGCACGCCAGCCGTAATTCGAGCTGTTCTCCGTAGCATCATGCAGGACTCGACCAAACAGGTTTTCCATCTCGCGCTGGACGGTCGTGAGGGCGTCGGTGGTGGGCAGATTAAATCGGCGAGTTCGTACAAACATTCTATCCCTCCAATCATGCGGGATCTCATCCCGAGATTTAACAGTGAATCATGTTGTGACAGAACCCGGCCGGGTCTGCATTCCTCATAGGCAAGTCGCATACCATTTCCGATTTCGACTGCCGGAATCCATCTGCAGATTCGCTCTAAGTGCCTGACAATTCCTCTGTTTCACTGCGCAGCATTCGCAGTGAAATCCAGAAGACATCTTGCGAAACGAAGAGGCCCGGCTGCCGTTTTGCCAAAGTGACAGTATGCGATTTTGAAGCCAGTGACCGACGCGCGTCGACACCGCCAAAATGGCACTTACGCCTCGGCGATTTCAGAAAAATGCGGACAGAGGCCTCGTACCAGCCTTAAAAGCGAAACTTCTTTGTGCGGTACTGGAGGATCGCCTTGGGCCTTCAACATGAAACACCATCGCTGGAATCCCGAATTTTCTCACATCTTCGTTTCTTGATGGGTAGAAACGGCTTGGCAGGTCAGCCATGATAGACAGGTGGCCGAAATTCCACGGGAAGAACGCTTATGCGCAATCGAACGCGATGTCCGTCGATCCTGATCTGGGTGATTGGAATCCTGTGGGCCACGGTTGCTGCCGCCGGGTCACCGCCAGAGCGACCCGACTACAGCCGCGACATCAAGCCGTTCCTTAAGGCCCGTTGTTACGCCTGCCATGGTTCACTGAAACAAGAAGGCGGACTCAGACTGGATACGGGCGCTGCAATTCGCCAGGGAGGCGATTCGGGGGCTGTCGTGACTCCAGGCCAAGCCGCGGGCAGACTTCTTGAGCGTGTGACATCGAACGATTCGTCCACAAGAATGCCGCCTGAAGGCGAATCGCTGACTCCTCAACAGATCGCGACACTCGCGGAATGGATTCGCGCCGGCGCCACGTCACCCGAGAACGAAGAGCCTCAGCCGGATCCTCGCCGTCACTGGTCTTTTCAACCGCCACAGCGCCCCAACGTCCCGACGGTCGAAGATCAGGACTGGCCCTTCTCACCACTCGACGCTTTCGTGGCTCAGGTTCGCGAATCACGAAACCTTCACCCACAGCCGATGGCGTCCAAACATCTGCTGTTTCGGCGCATATCGCTCGATTTGATCGGGTTGCCTCCCGCGCGCGATGAACTTCAGTCATTCATGGCCGACGACAGCCCCGACGCCCTTGAAAAGGCCGTTGATCGTCTGCTTGCATCACCACAGTACGGCGAACGCTGGGGTCGCCATTGGATGGACGTTTGGCGGTACAGCGACTGGTTTGGCCGACGATACGTCCCAGATGTCTGGAACAGTGCACCACAAATCTGGCGGTGGCGCGATTGGATCGTCTCCTCGCTGAACAGCGACAAGGGCTACGGCCAGATGGTTGCAGAGATGCTCGCGGGCGATGAAATCGCGCCAGAAGACGATGAAGCGGGTTATGCCACGGGTTACCTTATCCGCAATTGGTACGCGCTCAATCCCAACGACTGGATGCGCAGTAACGTCGAACACGCCGGTAAGGCATTTCTGGGGCTCACGTTCAATTGCGCACACTGTCACGACCACAAGTATGATCCGATCACTCAGCTTGATTACTTTCGTCTTCGCGCGTTTTTCGAGCCAATTTCCATTCGTCAGGATCGCGTCCCTGGTGAACCTGACCCCGGTCCCTTTGCCGAGTATCAATATGGAATTTTACGCAAAATTGTGCGACAGGGTTCGGTACGAATCTTCGACAAAACGGCCGATGCCGCCACCTGGTTCTACACGGGCGGAGATGAGCGAAATCGCGTGACCGAACGCGGCTCGATCGCAGCTGGCATTCCCACATTTCTGGCACCCGACGGACTGAACTTCGCTTCCGTGAAATTGCCACCGCGCGCCTGGTATCCCGGACTTCGACCCGGAATCCAGACGACGGTTCTGGCCGATCTTCAATCCGCATTGAGCACCACCGAATCACAGATTCCCGCCATCCGCGAGTCCGTTCGATCGGCCCTTCCTGAACTTCAGGCCAAACTTGCGGAAGCCGAGGCGGAACTGACTGAGGCGGTGCAGCGAGCGACAGCGTCCGGTCGTCCGCTATCGCTCGCGGGGCGACAATCTTTATGGCTGGATGCCACCGCAGGCCGCCGCATCGTGCAGCGTTCGTTTCCCGGCGTCAAAGCGTTCGACGACGGACTCACGATTCGTTTTCAACTGCAAATTGTGAGCGACGCTCATCTGAATTTTCAGCTTGCGAAAGACATTTCCAAAGGGATGACCGCAGGTTTGGTGGCGTTCGACCACGGTCGCATCCTGTCCTATCAACCCGGCACGTTTCAGGAATTCGAAGTCGGCCGTTACGACACGAATGCCGCAGTGAAACGCTTCGAGATCACCCTCGTCTGTCAGGCAACAGACGATGTCTGCCAGCTCTCAATTCGATCAACAGTCGACAACAATCTGATCGTTGTCAATCAGCCCGTCGCCAGGAACGGCTGGAATCCCGTCAGCGAGACATCCAAAGAGATTCTGTTCGATGCACGTACTGGTTGCGTCGTCGCGATCGATGACATCGAACTGATTGCTCCACGTCAGCCCGAACCGGCGTCGGAACTCGCTACCGCGCGGCTGTCCTATTTTGATTTCGAAGCCCCACGGTATCGAGATGGACGCGACATTGTGGGAATTGATGGCTGGCTCGGTTCGTCGTTCAGCCAGTCTGGAGCCATCTCTCAGGTTTCTTCAACCGCCGGTGCTCCAGAACTGAAGCCGTTCGTTGAAAAACGGGATGCGGCACGGGCGGCGGTCAGCATTCATGAAATGAAGCTTCGGCAGATCGAGACCAAACAAGCGACGCTGGTCGCCGAGATTGCCAGTGTCCAGGCAAGAATCCAGGCCGACCGGGCAAAGTATGGTGAACTGAGCGGCGTCAGCCTGCCCGAGTTGACACAAGATGCCAGTCGACGTGCGCACGAAGCAGCCGTACTTGCAGCCGAAGCCGAAGTCCTGGCCAAAGATCAACTGCTCGCGACGGCGACACTGAAACCGAAAGAGGATGCCAATCGATGGAAGGAAATCGATACCGCGCAAAAGGAGTTTGCCGCCGCGTACGAATCGCTCGAGAAATCACGTGCGGCCCTTGCCGACCCAAATTTGGAACAAGTCTATCCGCCGCTCAGTCCCACCTACCCCGAATCCAGCACCGGCCGACGGCGGGCCCTAGTCGAATGGCTTACACGATGCGACAACCCACTCACCGCACGCGTTGCCACAAATCACATTTGGCTGCGACACTTTCAGTCACCCATCGTGGCAACGGTCTACGATTTCGGTGTCAACGGAGCCTCCCCAACTCATCCCGCACTCCTCGACTGGCTTTCGGTCGAACTCATGGAACGGGACTGGAGTATGAAGCATCTGCATCGAATGATCGTCACCAGCCATACCTACGCAATGTCGTCCCAATCCACGAATAACTCCGGACGGGAACTCGATCCCGAAAATCACTTGATCTGGAGGATGACCCCAGGACGCATGGAATCCGAGGTGATTCGCGACAGTCTGCTCGCCGTGGCGAATCGGTTGGATTGCAAAATGGGCGGTCAGGAACTTGAGAACGCTCAGGCCATGACGACCTTCCGCCGATCGGTTTACTATTGCTGTCAGCCGGAAATTGATGGCAAAAGCGCGTTCGGCGCGTTGTTCGACGCCCCGGAACCGGCGGACTGCTATCGCCGCACGCGCAGTATCATCCCTCAACAAGCGCTTGCACTCACAAATAACGAACTGATCCACGAACTCAGCGGAGCACTGGCCGCATCGATCTGGCAGACGATTTCCATCGAACAGCAAACGACACCCCAAGCGTTTGTCGTCGCGGCCCACGAACAGATTTTGACGCGTCCACCAACCGATCCCGAGTTGCGCCTTTGCAGCGAATTTTTGGCAACATCCACGTCCGATGCCGATGACCCGGCCCGCAAGCGAGAAAGCCTAATTCGGGCCTTACTGAATCACAACGACTTTGTCTCGATCCGCTGAAGAGGTGCCGGATGCCCCCGCGAAAACCGTTGACTCACGATCCATGCCAATGCCACGCACGGCGCACATTTCTGGCCGATCTTGGAATGGGCTTCACCGGTCTCGCATTGGGGGCAATGCTCTCCGCCGACGGCATCACAGCCGCTGCTGACGCCCCCTCTGCAGCTCCACATGAAGACACTTCGTACGAGATACCGACGGGACAACCGCACTTCGTTCCACGAACGAAATCAGTCATCTGGATCTTTCTTTCGGGCGGATATAGCCACGTCGAAACGTTCGACCCCAAACCCGCACTGAATCAATATGCCGGAATGACCTTCGACAAGACGCCGTTCGAAAATCCGGTCAATTCTCCGCTTCAGAAGAAACGGTTTCGCTCGGTCCTTGCGGAAGAAATTAACATCCGCGACGTCTACCCCACGATTTTCCCCATGCAGGTCGGCTGGAAGAAACATGGCGAAAGCGGCATCGAAGTCACCGACTGGTGGCCACACTTGGCGGAGTGTGTGGACGACCTCTGCTTCATTCGCAACATGTGGACGACGGACAACGATCATGCGGCCGAGAATCAGATCCACACAGGCCGGCATCGGCTGGACGAACCGCAGCCCAGTGTCGGCTCGTGGGTCAATTATGGCTTGGGCTCGATGAACGACAACCTGCCCAAATTCGTCGTTCTGGGGGGCCCCACCCGATCCGACACACGACAATCGATCGACTCTTACTATTTGGGCTCGCAGTATGCAGGTATCCCGCTGACGCTCGATCCGAAAGAGCCATTGCCGTTTGGTCGACGTGTCGCAAATCAGACCGCGACAGAGCAACTTCGCGAATTCCAATTGATCAATCGGCTGAACGAACTCTCGGCCGTTGAATACCCCGACGATCAGGATCTGCGTGCACGCATTCGCGCCTACGAAATGGCGTTCAAGATGCAGACGGCCGTACCGGAAGCCATCGATTTCACCTCCGAATCTGAAGCCACGACGAAGCTTTACGGACTCGACAACGAAACGACAAAAGCCGCGGGCGAAAAATTGCTGGCCGCGCGCAAGCTGGTCGAACGGGGCGTCCGGTTTGTACAAGTATTTCCCTCGCCCTACGGCGTCTGGGACTCACATCAGAAGCTCAAAGACAACCATACCCGGCTTTGCGGTACGGTCGACAAACCCGTCGCCGGATTGATTCAAGATCTCAAGCAACGCGGCCTGATGGAAGATGTCACCGTCGTTTTCTGTACCGAGTTCGGACGCACTCCCGGCTTAGAATTGCGGGCCGGAGGGAAAGATGGCCGCGACCACCATCCGAACGGCTTCACCGTCTGGATGGCCGGCGCGGGAATCAAACGGGGCCACATCCACGGCGCCACTGACGAACTAGGCTACCATGCTTTGGGCGAGGGACACTATGTCACGGACTTGCATGCAACGGTGCTGCATTTGCTCGGAATGGACAATCGTCGCCTCGAAATCCCCGGCCGAAAACGGCTGGAGATCGACCACGGACGCGTCATCGACGAGATCCTCACTCATCCTATCGTTTAGATTTGCCCTCGTTGAGATTTGCCCTCGTTGAAATTTGAAGGTGTCGTTTGACGCAACCAAACAGGCACCAGACTCACCCTTTGATCGGATTCTCCCGCCGTACCCTTCACGTCCTCATTGGTCAGAAATTCTTCTTCAAGATGAAGAGTTTCACCACTGAGGGCACAACGAGTACCGAGAAGTCGGGTAAGATGACAGGTTCTAATAAGCCAGTCGCTGAGTGACCAAGCAGGAATGACGGAGTAGTGACTTTGAACAACGAAAACTCTCTTCCTTTTTCGCGTCGGCAGATGCTTCAACGTGTTGGCCTTGGCTTCGGCGGCTTGGCGTTGGCCGACCTGTTGCGATCCTCGCAGTCCGCTCAGGCCGCGGGTGGCGCACTCGCGATGCCCCACCATGCTCCGACCGCCAAACGAGTCATCTATCTTTTTCAGAGCGGCGGGCCATCACAGCTTGAAACATTCGACTACAAGCCATTACTCAATGAGATGCAGGGTCAGCCGTTGCCCGATTCGGTTCGCAAGGGACAGCGTTTGACGGGAATGTCCGGCAACCAGGCCTCGTTGCCCCTCGCCGGATCGATGTTCAAATTTCATCAGCACGGTCGCTCTGGTGCTTGGATCAGCGAACTGCTGCCCCATACTGCCAACGTCGCCGACGACTTGGCGATCATTCGTTCGATGACGACCGAAGCGATCAACCACGATCCCGCGATTACGTTTTTGCAAACCGGCAATCAATTGTCTGGTCGTCCGAGTATCGGCGCCTGGCTCTCGTATGGACTTGGAAGCGATAACGAAAACCTGCCCGCATTCGTCGTGTTGATCACAAAAGGAAAGGGGGATCAACCGCTGTATTCGCGTTTGTGGGGAACCGGTTTTCTGCCGTCCAAGTATCAGGGAGTCCAGTTTCGCTCGGGAAAAGAACCGGTGTTGTATCTCAACAATCCGCCGGGCATCGACAGTCAGAGCCGACGGAATATGCTCGATCGATTGCGTGAGCTGCACGAACTGGAATTGGAGGCGACAGGCGACCACGAACTGAATACGCGCATCGCTCAGTACGAGATGGCATTTCGGATGCAGTCGAGCGTTCCCGAGGTAACGGATCTTTCGTCAGAACCGGAGCACATTTTCGATCTCTACGGCCCTGACTCGAAACAGCCGGGAACATTCGCTGCCAACTGTTTGCTCGCACGCCGTCTGGCGGAAAAGGGGGTAAAGTTCATTCAACTCTACCATCAGGGATGGGACCAGCACGGTGGACTACCCAATGGCATCAAAAATCAATGTCGCGAGACCGACCAACCCGCCGCCGCCCTGCTGGCCGACTTGAAACAGCGCGGCATGCTGAACGACACACTCGTCATCTGGGGCGGTGAATTCGGTCGTACGAACTACTCGCAGGGAAAATTGACCGCCACCGACTACGGCCGCGATCATCACCCGCGTTGCTTTAGCATGTGGATGGCGGGAGGAGGCGTGAAGGGAGGACTTGTTCATGGCGAAACGTGCCCATTTGGATACAACGTCGTCGAAAACGAAGTTCGGGTTCGCGACTTCCACGCCACCCTGTTGCACCTGTTGGGAATCGACCACGAGCGTCTGACCCACAAATTCCAAGGTCTTGATGCCCGTTTGACCGGGGTCGAAGAAGCGCAAGTTATCCATGAAATCATCGCTTGAAACCACCTAAAGAACACCGCAATCCCTTTTAAAATAATGAGTTACGAATCAACGACACCATTTCGTCATCGACAACCCTCGGACAAATTCCGTCGCGGTTGGTGTCTGTCGGGATCGATCAGGGTTGCGGACAAAGGCGGCATCTGTAGAATCTGCAGTTTCCAGCGTTGAATTCTGATCCCGCCGGGCAGTCACTGTGATTGTCGACCGTCCGCAGTGGGCGATTTTGACTTTAAGATTCGTGAAAGAACCGTAGTCATGCCTTTGTCTCGCAGTACCCTCGAACGACAGTTGCAAGCCGCAAACGCCGACTTGGCGACCTTCGCCAAGACTCTGCAGGAAAAAGGTTTTACGGAAGCCCAATTCAAGCGCAACACTAAGTGGCGATCCTTGAACGCCGAGATCCGCACCGTCCGCCGCCGCCTGGCAGCGGTCGCCGGAACCGAAGCGAACAACGCCGCTGTCGAACAACACAAAGCAGAACGCGCCGCAGCCGCCACGGCCGAGTAGTCTGCAGCGACTTCGCGACGGCTCAGCCTTATGCTTTGCAGCAAGTGGATCGCGAAATGCAATGTCGTGCCGAAAAACAGCCTAACCGAAGGGTTAGCAGAACAATCGGTGCACGACACTGAAAATCGTGAAAAGGCTTTTCTCGCAACAACGGGAAGAGCCTTTTCCATTGGCATTCTTGATTTTCACTGCCATTAAAATGATCCACGTCGCGATCGAATGCCAGACCTCCACTCGCAATCGACACCCTGCCTTAGCGGGTTTCATAGAACCCTCAAATGGACGTGTCGCCGACTCCGTCGAGCTCACCCCGCTCGAATGGGTCAGCCTTCTTGGGCAGCCAGTCCCGCCCCGCACGAGTCATTTCCGGCTCGCATCCGTGCCCAAAACCGCCAATTTCTTCCAGCGGTTTGCGAGAGCTCCACAGATGATGAGCTGAAGCGGGTGGTAGATCATGATCGGAAGCAAGATCAGCCCCAGGCTTGGACTTGCCCCAAACATCAATTGCGCCATGGGAACACCCGTTGCCATCGACTTTTTCGATCCGCAGAAAAGTGCGGCGATTCGATCGGGGCGTGAGAAGCTGAGCAGGTCGCAGATGATTCCGATCGAGAATAGGAGGGCGTAAAACAGCAGAAGCGACACGACGAAACTGAACGTCACAGCAAACAGCCCGTGCTTCGTCCAGACGCCAAATTGCATGGAATCACAGAATGAGGTGTAGACAAGCATCAGAATCGTCAGCCGATCTACCGTGCTGATTAACGGCTTGTTCCGCTTCGCCCAGCCAGCTGTGAGCGGCCGTGAAAGTTGGCCGACGACGAGCGGCAGCACCAGCCAGATGAGCAAATCCAGAAAAACGCTTTGAAACGCGAACTCGGTACTCGCATCGACGACGATCAGCTTCATCCAAAGGGGTGTGAGCAGGATTCCCAAGAGACTCGAAAGCGTTGCATTGAACACGGCGGCGGGAACATTGCCGCCCGCGGCTGCGGTCAGTGCGACAGACGATGAGACGGTCGATGGAAGAGCGCAGAGGTAAAACAGCCCAAGTCGCAGATCATCTGTCAGCCACCCCTTCGAAAGCGCGTAGACCGCTAGACCAAGGATCGGAAAGAGCAAGAAAACGCTCAGCTGCACGACCAGGTGTAATCGGTAGTTCATCGCCCCTTGTCGCATGGCAGAAAAAGACAATGACATTCCATGAAGGAAAAAAATCAGCGACACGCCGCCTTTGGTCAACAGTTCAGGATGAAGCCACCCTCCCTGAGCGCCGGGTTCTGGAAACAGCCAGGCCACGCCAATCGCGAGAAACATCCCGATTAAGAACCACTCTCGCTGAATCAATTTCAGAAACATTGTGCATTCGGTCTCACGCAGTGCGTCATGCGAGCCCTTCACGCGGCCCCCAATGACCACGGCAGAAATCGCAAGTACACGAAGTCTATTTAAGACAGACGGCCTGCCAAGGCAAACCTGCACGGATTCCGGCCACAAGCATTCAGACGTGGAACCGGCAAGAGTTCGAAGTCAGGGCCAAAACGCAAGTTCATCCCTGTCCGTGTCTGAAACACGGATCGATTGCGATTGCTGCCCTCCACCAGGGCGACGTTAGGTTTGAGAACTGTGCGTGGGCTGATATTGGCCTGTGGAACAATCACCCTAGATTTCGGTTTGTCTCCAAGCCAACGCGGCTTTGGGGGCCTTTCCGTGCGCGTCGGCGATCTCCGTGGTCAAACCACGAAAAATCAGGAAAAGGTTTTGCGGATAAGGTGGGTTTGCCCTTCTCAAGACCTTTGCTAGAATCCGTCCCGCATCCCCCCAACGCCCAAATTGGGGAGGCGCGTCTTCGACACATCGCAGTCACAATCTGTGAGTGTTAAACCTGTCTGATTTGGACGGGATTCGGTGGTGGTGTCAACAACTCACCACAGCAGTCAGCGAAACGCAGGAAACCCTGCAATTTAGATCAACGGAGAGGTGGCAGAGCGGCCGATTGTGCAGCACTGGAAATGCTGTGTCCGGGAAACTGGACCGAGGGTTCGAATCCCTCCCTCTCCGCTCGTTTTCGCAGCCTGTGAAACAAGACCCTTGTTTTGCAGGCTTTTTTTTGCGTGTTGAGCCACCGTCAATGATTCCATTGGTGAGGTTTTTGATGGGCAATATCCCGGCTGGAACATGCGAAGACGCATTGATGTCGGGGCATGTACTTGTCCGTATTGTCACGACGTTGAATCACTGCCTCGACACAAAACTGGCTGCGATTTGATCGGCTGTACGCTGGCGACCAGCATTCGAGGCACGCCCGATCGTTGCATGAGATGCAAAGAGGGCTCGCCGCGCAGTCTGACGGCTGTGGAATGAAATCAATGCTCGATCGTCGCTTGAGGACGACTCGCCTTGAGTTCCGTTACGCCCGCTTCTGTGAACCCCGTTTGGCGGAGGTCGATATGGACCAGATTCTGATACCGTTTTAGTGTGTTGACACTGTCATCCGTGACTCTGGTACCACGCAAGACGAGACCAACCAAGTTGTTGAGATGCCGCAGCTCAAGAAGACCCGCATCCGTAATTTGAGAATCACCAAGCTGCAATATCCGCAGTTTCCTCAACTGCCCAACGTTCCTTAGGCCCCCATCCGTGATTCGCGTTGAATTCAAACACAGTTCCGACAGATTCTGAAATCGACCGAGTGTGACCAGTCCCGTGTCCGTGATCGCACATTTGTAAAGCCCCAGGAATTGCACCTCTTTAAGGTCCTGCAACGCGAGTAGCCCAAAATCCGTGACCTGCGTGTCGTGAAGCATCAGACTCGTTAAAGGCAATTTTTTTATTTCGTCGAGCCCCACGTCGCCGATCCGGGTCCTACTGAGATCAAGAATTGAAAGCTGCTTCAGATTTCTCAGTGCCTTTAGTCCGCGGTCTGTAATTCGGGTCGAGGGCAACTGTAGCTGGATCAATTTCTGCAATCGCCCGACGGTCAACAACGCGCCATCGGTAATCGACGTTCCACCAAGATCAAGCGACTCCAGATGCCGAAGCGACATCAACGACTCGATATCGCCGTCACCAAATTGCGGCTTGTTGTGCAGCGAGATCCGAATGACTCTCCCGTCACTCCGTTCAATCTCGCCGCCGAAACCTGCGAGCCGGCGTACCGACTCCAAATCGGAGAGGATTCGAAGTTGTGGCAGAAACGACTGAAATTGCTTAAGCCCCTCGTCCGTAACGGACGTCGCACTAATTGTCAGCTCAGTCAACGACCTTAGGTCAACAAGCTCCATCAACCCTTCGTCCGTGATGGAACGGCCATCGACAACAAGTCTTCTGAGGAATTTCAATTGCCCAAGTTCCCTCAACCCGTCCTCGGTGATCACGATTGCACTGACATCGAGACTCGTCAGGTTCGGCAAGGACTTCAGAAGATGAAGATGCTTTTCGTTGAATCGCGGCCCCTCATTGAACGAGACCCTCACAGTCGCTCGATCGCTGGATCGCTCGACGATCCCGCCAAGGCGTTCAAGCTTTTCTATGGCTGCGGACATCGCATGATTATCTTGAGCGCAGGCAGCGCCGCATGCCGCTGCGATCACCAAACAACAACTCAGGTTCCAACCCAACATGCTTTGGCCCATTCAGTGACGATCGATGACGCCCTTCAACTGACCGAAATGCGTATCACCACATCCATAGACATTATGTCACTATTCGCAACAATTTCCTAGCTGCGATTTCTCACGGTTGTCACCAAAACGGAAAAATGGGTGGGAAGCCAATGCGTTTCCCACCCATTTTTTGTTTCAGCCCGCCTGCATTTCCTTTGATCCGCTCCAGATACGTTTTATCGGCGTCCCTCGCAATTCGTCGGCGGATTTTGTTATGACAATTCATTGACGCAGCCAGCCTCCACAGGCGAGCCGATTACAGAGGGAGAACTCTCGATCTTGGAGGTCATTTGGATCCAAAAATCTCCAACGAGTCGCG
This genomic interval from Schlesneria paludicola DSM 18645 contains the following:
- a CDS encoding DUF1501 domain-containing protein — protein: MLQRVGLGFGGLALADLLRSSQSAQAAGGALAMPHHAPTAKRVIYLFQSGGPSQLETFDYKPLLNEMQGQPLPDSVRKGQRLTGMSGNQASLPLAGSMFKFHQHGRSGAWISELLPHTANVADDLAIIRSMTTEAINHDPAITFLQTGNQLSGRPSIGAWLSYGLGSDNENLPAFVVLITKGKGDQPLYSRLWGTGFLPSKYQGVQFRSGKEPVLYLNNPPGIDSQSRRNMLDRLRELHELELEATGDHELNTRIAQYEMAFRMQSSVPEVTDLSSEPEHIFDLYGPDSKQPGTFAANCLLARRLAEKGVKFIQLYHQGWDQHGGLPNGIKNQCRETDQPAAALLADLKQRGMLNDTLVIWGGEFGRTNYSQGKLTATDYGRDHHPRCFSMWMAGGGVKGGLVHGETCPFGYNVVENEVRVRDFHATLLHLLGIDHERLTHKFQGLDARLTGVEEAQVIHEIIA
- a CDS encoding bile acid:sodium symporter family protein, with the translated sequence MFLKLIQREWFLIGMFLAIGVAWLFPEPGAQGGWLHPELLTKGGVSLIFFLHGMSLSFSAMRQGAMNYRLHLVVQLSVFLLFPILGLAVYALSKGWLTDDLRLGLFYLCALPSTVSSSVALTAAAGGNVPAAVFNATLSSLLGILLTPLWMKLIVVDASTEFAFQSVFLDLLIWLVLPLVVGQLSRPLTAGWAKRNKPLISTVDRLTILMLVYTSFCDSMQFGVWTKHGLFAVTFSFVVSLLLFYALLFSIGIICDLLSFSRPDRIAALFCGSKKSMATGVPMAQLMFGASPSLGLILLPIMIYHPLQLIICGALANRWKKLAVLGTDASRK
- a CDS encoding leucine-rich repeat domain-containing protein; this encodes MSAAIEKLERLGGIVERSSDRATVRVSFNEGPRFNEKHLHLLKSLPNLTSLDVSAIVITEDGLRELGQLKFLRRLVVDGRSITDEGLMELVDLRSLTELTISATSVTDEGLKQFQSFLPQLRILSDLESVRRLAGFGGEIERSDGRVIRISLHNKPQFGDGDIESLMSLRHLESLDLGGTSITDGALLTVGRLQKLIQLQLPSTRITDRGLKALRNLKQLSILDLSRTRIGDVGLDEIKKLPLTSLMLHDTQVTDFGLLALQDLKEVQFLGLYKCAITDTGLVTLGRFQNLSELCLNSTRITDGGLRNVGQLRKLRILQLGDSQITDAGLLELRHLNNLVGLVLRGTRVTDDSVNTLKRYQNLVHIDLRQTGFTEAGVTELKASRPQATIEH